A genome region from Anolis carolinensis isolate JA03-04 chromosome 6, rAnoCar3.1.pri, whole genome shotgun sequence includes the following:
- the cd19 gene encoding B-lymphocyte antigen CD19 isoform X1 — MVSALHYLLLLWLGCGGTAINEQETPVQVVEVTESHTVILPCPFDPALASDYMDLTWSSPSGDLLLYTYVKYLRSDARLGDMWGLLLYNTSRQDDVWFTCQWNGTLGTNHTLTNRTARQPEFFPCDAPVPNNWTEGSLSWVEQDSLAQETVLVEVHITQSPSHRMIMKHDTIFLIIPSVTFNDTGNYTCEWNEQKHHFQLKVTVKAGFWQAFGHQHWIIWTVAVGCMVFCLGSLLCFLWLRRVTRARKQQMKLRSPARRRYFGAKRNKAHISNGIVASPATEDAAEQTDAFSYENVLPDNAPGRNGRRLLQKGKILPNTINTEDEEVYECPDSETELKSDDDDNYENTQEEGTQGETVVKDVSLYENRGSKVKSVSHNSGSVDACYANKSPEAPKILSQGPVDEADGENYENLEEESPLSPGTSRLIAGLRLHLSLDPHNDRQDVCSETSTGSQSYEEMNGSLSPTAIKPLHLQPNTSNEEDADSYENMESPNGFNSRNEGNIDPRGEGLAVGSPWQHLSIACSAEFRGGRLCSD, encoded by the exons ATGGTATCTGCTCTGCATTACCTGCTTCTGCTCTGGCTGGGTTGTGGCGGAACAGCCATCAATGAGCAGGAGACGCCAGTGCAAGTTGTCGAAGTAACAG AGTCTCATACAGTAATTCTGCCCTGCCCTTTTGACCCTGCGCTGGCCTCGGATTATATGGATTTGACTTGGTCCAGTCCGTCTGGGGACTTGCTGTTGTACACATATGTTAAATACCTTCGCTCAGATGCAAGACTAGGAGACATGTGGGGACTGTTGCTCTACAACACCTCCAGGCAAGATGATGTTTGGTTCACTTGTCAGTGGAATGGCACCTTGGGAACAAACCACACACTCACAAACAGGACTG CAAGACAACCTGAATTCTTCCCATGTGATGCCCCTGTGCCCAATAACTGGACTGAGGGGTCCCTTTCCTGGGTTGAGCAGGATTCACTAGCTCAAGAGACAGTGTTGGTGGAAGTGCATATAACGCAGTCTCCTTCTCATAGGATGATCATGAAGCATGATACCATTTTTTTAATCATCCCATCAGTAACCTTTAATGACACTGGAAACTACACCTGTGAGTGGAATGAGCAAAAACACCATTTTCAGCTGAAAGTAACAGTGAAAGCAG GTTTTTGGCAAGCTTTTGGACACCAGCACTGGATAATCTGGACTGTGGCTGTGGGATGTATGGTCTTCTGTCTTGGCTCTCTCTTGTGTTTCCTGTGGCTCCGGCGTG ttACTCGCGCTCGTAAACAACAAATGAAGTTGAGGTCCCCTGCTAGGAG aaGGTACTTTGGTGCTAAGAGGAACAAGGCACATATCTCCAATGGGATTGTGGCATCCCCAGCAACTGAAGATG CAGCAGAGCAAACGGATGCCTTCTCCTATGAGAATGTGTTGCCAGACAATGCTCCTGGAAGGAATGGCCGAAGGTTACTTCAGAAAGGAAAGATCCTACCCAATACGATCAACACAGAAG ATGAAGAAGTGTATGAATGCCCTGATAGTGAAACAGAGCTCAAATCAGATG ATGATGACAACTATGAGAACACCCAGGAAGAAGGAACACAGGGAGAAACTGTTGTGAAAG ATGTTTCCTTATATGAAAATAGAGGCAGCAAGGTGAAATCTGTTTCTCACAATTCGGGCTCAG TTGATGCATGCTATGCAAACAAAAGCCCAGAGGCTCCCAAGATTCTGTCTCAAGGTCCAGTTGATGAAG CTGATGGTGAAAACTATGAGAACTTGGAAGAGGAATCTCCTCTGAGCCCTGGAACCTCACGCCTGATAGCAG GGTTACGCCTCCACCTGTCACTGGACCCTCACAATGATAGGCAGGATGTCTGCAGTGAGACTTCTACAG GCTCCCAGTCCTATGAAGAGATGAATGGGTCCTTGTCCCCCACTGCTATCAAGCCTCTTCATCTGCAACCCAACACAAGCAATGAGGAAG ATGCTGATTCCTATGAAAACATGGAAAGCCCAAACGGCTTCAATTCGCGCAATGAAGGCAACATAGATCCACGTGGTGAAG GCCTTGCCGTTGGCTCCCCGTGGCAACATCTGTCCATTGCTTGCAGCGCTGAATTTAGAGGAGGTCGGCTGTGCTCAGACTAA
- the cd19 gene encoding B-lymphocyte antigen CD19 isoform X2, with translation MVSALHYLLLLWLGCGGTAINEQETPVQVVEVTESHTVILPCPFDPALASDYMDLTWSSPSGDLLLYTYVKYLRSDARLGDMWGLLLYNTSRQDDVWFTCQWNGTLGTNHTLTNRTARQPEFFPCDAPVPNNWTEGSLSWVEQDSLAQETVLVEVHITQSPSHRMIMKHDTIFLIIPSVTFNDTGNYTCEWNEQKHHFQLKVTVKAGFWQAFGHQHWIIWTVAVGCMVFCLGSLLCFLWLRRVTRARKQQMKLRSPARRRYFGAKRNKAHISNGIVASPATEDAEQTDAFSYENVLPDNAPGRNGRRLLQKGKILPNTINTEDEEVYECPDSETELKSDDDDNYENTQEEGTQGETVVKDVSLYENRGSKVKSVSHNSGSVDACYANKSPEAPKILSQGPVDEADGENYENLEEESPLSPGTSRLIAGLRLHLSLDPHNDRQDVCSETSTGSQSYEEMNGSLSPTAIKPLHLQPNTSNEEDADSYENMESPNGFNSRNEGNIDPRGEGLAVGSPWQHLSIACSAEFRGGRLCSD, from the exons ATGGTATCTGCTCTGCATTACCTGCTTCTGCTCTGGCTGGGTTGTGGCGGAACAGCCATCAATGAGCAGGAGACGCCAGTGCAAGTTGTCGAAGTAACAG AGTCTCATACAGTAATTCTGCCCTGCCCTTTTGACCCTGCGCTGGCCTCGGATTATATGGATTTGACTTGGTCCAGTCCGTCTGGGGACTTGCTGTTGTACACATATGTTAAATACCTTCGCTCAGATGCAAGACTAGGAGACATGTGGGGACTGTTGCTCTACAACACCTCCAGGCAAGATGATGTTTGGTTCACTTGTCAGTGGAATGGCACCTTGGGAACAAACCACACACTCACAAACAGGACTG CAAGACAACCTGAATTCTTCCCATGTGATGCCCCTGTGCCCAATAACTGGACTGAGGGGTCCCTTTCCTGGGTTGAGCAGGATTCACTAGCTCAAGAGACAGTGTTGGTGGAAGTGCATATAACGCAGTCTCCTTCTCATAGGATGATCATGAAGCATGATACCATTTTTTTAATCATCCCATCAGTAACCTTTAATGACACTGGAAACTACACCTGTGAGTGGAATGAGCAAAAACACCATTTTCAGCTGAAAGTAACAGTGAAAGCAG GTTTTTGGCAAGCTTTTGGACACCAGCACTGGATAATCTGGACTGTGGCTGTGGGATGTATGGTCTTCTGTCTTGGCTCTCTCTTGTGTTTCCTGTGGCTCCGGCGTG ttACTCGCGCTCGTAAACAACAAATGAAGTTGAGGTCCCCTGCTAGGAG aaGGTACTTTGGTGCTAAGAGGAACAAGGCACATATCTCCAATGGGATTGTGGCATCCCCAGCAACTGAAGATG CAGAGCAAACGGATGCCTTCTCCTATGAGAATGTGTTGCCAGACAATGCTCCTGGAAGGAATGGCCGAAGGTTACTTCAGAAAGGAAAGATCCTACCCAATACGATCAACACAGAAG ATGAAGAAGTGTATGAATGCCCTGATAGTGAAACAGAGCTCAAATCAGATG ATGATGACAACTATGAGAACACCCAGGAAGAAGGAACACAGGGAGAAACTGTTGTGAAAG ATGTTTCCTTATATGAAAATAGAGGCAGCAAGGTGAAATCTGTTTCTCACAATTCGGGCTCAG TTGATGCATGCTATGCAAACAAAAGCCCAGAGGCTCCCAAGATTCTGTCTCAAGGTCCAGTTGATGAAG CTGATGGTGAAAACTATGAGAACTTGGAAGAGGAATCTCCTCTGAGCCCTGGAACCTCACGCCTGATAGCAG GGTTACGCCTCCACCTGTCACTGGACCCTCACAATGATAGGCAGGATGTCTGCAGTGAGACTTCTACAG GCTCCCAGTCCTATGAAGAGATGAATGGGTCCTTGTCCCCCACTGCTATCAAGCCTCTTCATCTGCAACCCAACACAAGCAATGAGGAAG ATGCTGATTCCTATGAAAACATGGAAAGCCCAAACGGCTTCAATTCGCGCAATGAAGGCAACATAGATCCACGTGGTGAAG GCCTTGCCGTTGGCTCCCCGTGGCAACATCTGTCCATTGCTTGCAGCGCTGAATTTAGAGGAGGTCGGCTGTGCTCAGACTAA